AGAGGGGCATTCATCGGGTCCGATAGTCGATTGCTCCGGAAAAATACTGGGCCGGCATCACGGCATTTTCCGTTATACCGTCGGCCAGCACAAGGGGCTCGGCTCGCTGGGAAGAAAAATGTTTGTAAAAGAAATCAGGCCTGCCGACAATACCGTGGTCGTTGGTTTGGAAGACGAGTTATTCGCAAGAAAGATTTGTTTGGAAGATGTGGTAATTGCTGGCGGCTATGTCATTGATTCAAAAGAAGAATATGACATTCAGGTGAGGTATCGCGGAAAGCCTGTCAAAGGGTTGGTTTCATCATCAGGAAACAGTCTTGCGGTGTCCCTCGCCGAGCCGGTGCGCGCAATCGCGCCAGGGCAGTCCGCGGTGGTTTACGACGGAGAAATGGTAGTGGGCGGCGGAGTGATTGATAAGGCGGAGTGACAATTTGAGTCCTTAATCCGACTTGACCTTTTAAAAAGTGTCGCTCCGTGTCACCATTGACAAAAAACCATAAAAGCCGTATATTCTCAGAAGCAATTAGTGTCCGTTTAGCGCGGGGGTTTGAAGGATAGGTGGGGCTTTATGAAATCCATGGGGGTATCACGGGCGTTGACATCAGCGATCATGATTATAGTTGCTTCTGCTGCCGTTCTCAGTGCCGCACCTTCGTATCCGGTCAAAATGAGCGCAAACAAGCGCTACCTTGTCGACCAGAACAATGTTCCGTTCCTCATTCACGGAGATTCGCCACAGGCGCTCATGGTGAACCTTTCCGAGGCAGACGCCGATACGTTTTTCGCGGACCGCCAGCGGTTCGGATTCAACGCCGCGTGGGTCAACCTGCTCTGCGCAACGTACACGGGCGGCCGCGCGGACGGCAGCACCTTCGACGGCATCGCGCCGTTCACGACCTCAATGGACCTTTCCGCGCCCAACGAAACGTACTTTACACGGTGCGACCACATGATCCAGTCTGCCGCGTCGCACGGGATCACCGTGGTACTTGACCCGTGCGAAACAGGCAGCTTCCTTTCCGTGATGAAGCAGAACGGCGTGGCAAAGTGCCGCGCCTACGGCAGATACCTGGGCGACCGGTACAAGAATTTCGACAACATCATCTGGATGAGCGGAAACGACTTCCAGAGCTGGAGCGATAATTATTCAGACTCGGTTGCCACGGCGGTCGCGCTCGGGATCAAGGACAACGACACGAGGCATCTGCACACCGTGGAGCTGGATTATGTGGTGAGCGGGTCGCTCGACGATCCGAATTGGGCGGCCATCGTGGGACTCGACGCGTCGTACACCTATTACCCCACCTATGCGCAGGTGCTTCTGGACTACAACCGCGCGCTCGGCAAAATGCCCGTTTTCTTAGTGGAGGCGAACTACGAGTTCGAGGGAAACAACGGCATCATGACCACTATAAAGGTGCTCCGTGAACAGGCATACTGGGCCATGCTTTCGGGCGCCACCGGCGAAATGTACGGCAACGGCTACACGTGGCCCTTCAAGTCGGGATGGAAATCGCATTACGACACCCCGGGCGCCACCCAGGTCGGCTACGCAAGGGCGTTTTTCGCGTCGCGGCAGTGGTGGAACCTCGTGCCCGACCAGAACCACAATATCCTGACGAAAGGATACGGCACGTTCGCGTCCACCGGCTTCGACCTCGCGGCAAACGATTACGCGACCGCGGCAATCACGGCGGACAGTTCGTTTTTCGCAGCATATCTTCCGTCAGGCAGGACGGTCACGATAGACATGACGAAGCTCCGTCCACAGGTCAACGCCCAGTGGTTCGACCCTTCCAGCAACACGTCCTCAACAATCACGGGCTCGCCGTTTGCAAATACGGGTGCGCACGATTTTACGCCGCCCGCGACCAACAGCGGCGGCGACGGGGATTTCGTGCTGGTGCTCGAGTCCGGCCAGGCGTCGGCTGCACATGTCCCGTCGGTGAAGACCGGCGGCGCTTTGTTTACAATCAGGAACACCGTACAGGGCCTGCGTATCGAGTTTGACGGGAACGTCGCCCCGGGCCTTAAGCGCGCCGCGCTGTTTGACGCGGCCGGACGGATGGTGAAATGTTTCGTCGGGTCTGCCGGAAAGGATTTGCCGGTTCCCGACGGATGCCTCGTGATGCCCGGTGAAATACCTCCGGGGGTGTATATGTTCAAGGCGGATTTCACAAACAAGACGGCCGCGGCGCGCGTCGTGATTGACAAGAGATAGCCTTAACGAGTTGCGGCGCCCTTGCCGGTGATTCGGAGCGAACGGCGGCGAACAGGCATGAAATTCCGTATTGTTGCACCCGCGGTCTGCGTCCTCGCCTCAATAACGCTTGCCGAACCGCTGCCGGCGTTCTTCCAGTCACTTTTTCAAAAACATCAGCGGCAGATCCTGCAAAAATTTTCCGGGCAATGTTCCCAAATCTGCGGAAAGCTGGATATTGACAAAAGCGACACCTCCGCGATAAGCGCGGTCAATTCGCTCCTGTTCCTGCACGCGCTTTTCACCGCCACGGACGCGACCGACTGCACCCGCGGCGGCATCCTCAAAACGGTTTATCTATGGCATTGGACAGACCCCAACCCGCGGCATTTTCTGCTTCACCTGCCGGATTCGGCAAAGCTTGTTGCCATGAAACCTCCCAAGGGATTTGAAAAGTACAAATCGCTTGCGGACATAGACCGTTTGCCATGCATTTACCTGGGTGACGCGGTATCATCGGCGCCCTCGTATTACCATCCGCTGTGCGGGGAAATGTTCACGTTCGGCTGGTGCAGCGAAAGGGAAATGGCGTTCAATGCGCTGCTGCAGATTTTGGGGTTCGACTGCAAAATAAAGCAGGAGGGGATTCACGTGTGGTCGGAGGTCCTTTTGAAAACGGCGCGTCATGACGAGCCCGGGACGCTGCTGGTCATTTCTCTTGATAATACTTTTAACGCAGTCGGCTGCGGGAAAATGCGGATAAAACATCAGACATGGAAAGATGATGTTGGAAAAGGCGGACAAGTCAAGTGGTACAATGCCGTGGCGCATTCGGCGAAGCAGGAGGGTTTGGTAAAAAACATTGAGGTGAGCGAACCCGCCCGGCTGAGGATTGAAAGGTAAGTGCTATCGTGGATTGGAGAGTAATTGACAAAATGACATCAGGATGCATTCGCGAATATTCTTGATCGTTTAAAGCCGCATTTCAAACAACAGGTCATTTGCTTATTAAAAAAGCCCCGCATACGCAGGGCTTTTTTAATAACGAACGTATCAATTCCGTTATTTAGAATCCCTGCAGATGGTCGGTATCCTCATGTTTTTTCGGATCCTCTTTTTCTTCTTTCTCGAAATCTGCGACGGTCTCCTTGTAATCCTTGTCGCCCAGCACCGGCGCTTTTTCTTCGGTGTTGACAATCAGGCAGTCCATCTCCTTCTGCTGCTCCTCGAATTCCTTGAGGGTGCCGGGCGTAAAACCGGTACGCGCCGACCAGACGCCGATGAAAATCGATTGGCACAAATAATACACCTTGCCCGCCTCAAAATTGATTTTCGCGCACGCCTTGTTCTCGGCGTCTGCAATCACATAATGCGAGCCGGGATCGACCTTTGTGGCGAAAAAGCATTTACCCTTTGTGGTCCCGATATAGGCCTTGTCCAGGTAGTTGTGGATCTCCTTGACCCATCCGAACGACGTCGTGCGGTAGATGACCAGCGTCGCCTTTGATTGGTCGGCTTTTATTTCCGGGCACGCTGCTGGTTTTCTCATGTACTGGTTGCCGCACCCTGCGATGAAGAATACCAGCATGGCCGTAACGCCGACTTTTTTAAAAGACATAAAACCTCCGTTGGGAAAAAGTTGTTGTTTTAACCGGTTGTCGTCTGATATTGCACAAACGATGCCATATCAAGGCACTTGGTAAAATAAATTTATAAAAATTGATAAGAAAGGGGAAATTTGCGTTGAGGCTCCCATGTCTTGTAGTATGAACGCCATTTCTTTCTGATGGATCATACGGAGGTTCGATTGGTCATGAAAAATGCGGTTTTAACCGCTTTACAAACAATAAACAGTACAATTTCCTTGGTTTTAAAGTGTAATATCATTGAACAGTTTTAAGGAGGGATTATGAAAACAAGAATAATGATAAGAGCAAGGTTATGGGTGGAATTATTAATGATATGCCTGGCAGCTGGTGCGGGTACGTCTGCATTGGCGCGCGGGGGTGGATTCCACGGAGGCGGTTTTCACGGAGGTGGATTCCATGGGAGCGGTTTTCATGGGTATGCATGGTCGCACGGATTTTACGGCCCGCATCGCTGGGGTGGATTTTATATAGGCCCCGATTGGTTTTGGGGCCCTACAGTGGTAGTAGCAGGAGTCCCTTACTATTTCTATAATGGCTGCTATTACACTTATGACGGGGACGTTCTCGTGGCGGTCGATCAGTCGCTTGTGGCTCCGGCCCCGGCACCGGCGGCCGCCGTGCCGTCACCGGCAACCACACCAAAGGTTGGGTCAGCGCTGGCTCAAAAGTCGGATGAAACAATTACTGTAAATGTTCCTAACAACAACGGAGGGTTTACACCCGTTAAGCTTGTTAAAACAGACAAAGGTTATGTCGGCCCGCAAGGAGAATTATATACGGGTCATCCGACGGTTGACGAACTGAAAGTGTTGTATGGAAAATAATCCTTCCAGGAAGCGGGGGTGAGGGAGGAAACTATGAGAATCCTTTTCACAGGCGTGATAGTTGTATTTTTGGGGGCTGCATATGCGGGGGGCGCTCCAGGCGCGGAGCGATACGTGACACCGGCGAAAAGCGAAATACCGGTTTTTGCGCATGATCCGATCGACACGAGCGAGCAGCCGGTTTTTATTGCCAACTTCGGCGAATGGCTGATGGTGCTCGAATCCAGCGCCGATGCGTACAAGGTGAGCGATATGAAGGGTGAAATCGGCTGGATACCCAAGTCACGGGTACGGCAGTCAGCGGCCGGGGAGGACCTTTCCTTTAACGATGTGAACGTTTTGGCTTACCTCGATAATCCGACGCCGGTCTACATTCTTGACGCAAGCAATGCCCTTGATAAAAGCATCTTGCTCGATCGGTCGTTTTCAGCCGAGCTCATGGATAATATCGACTGGATGACGGTTGAGAGGATCGTCGGCGAGGCTGAGGCACGCTAATGTTGAGAAAGGGAATATTAATAGAATCTTTTTTTTAGTACTTCCCAAATAAGAGTGGCGCCGAAGAGATAACTCGAGCTGGGGGGTTCATAAAAGGTTTCTGAGGCCGATCCGGCGCTTGCCGTTTCGGTGTTGCTTTTTCCAAAGCCGTACCATGAAAGGTAAGGAGAAAATTTTATCGAAAGTTGTTCGTTGAGCAGTTTTTCCATGAAAAGGGCGATGTTCAATGATGTTCGGTTGCCAAGGGTCACATTCGGGAAATTGATCGGAGTCCCGTCCGAGGAAGTCATGGTGACGCCCATATTCCCGGTGAGCATGAAGGTTGCATTGGCGTCCAGGCCCAGGACGAGTTTCGGGGATACGGGACAGGTGAGCAAAACTCCGAGCGGCAGGCCGAGCCAGTAGTAGGTTTCCGAATTAGCAATGTTGGTGGAATAATACAATAATCCCTGATTGTCGATCAGGTTCCGGTACCACAGCTTGAAATCGAGGCCGCTGTAGAGGGCGAAAGGGGCAACGGGGTTGGAAAACGTATATCCCACCTCGCATCCCGCGTGCACGAAGAAATTGTTTTTATTGAACTTGTACGGATCGTATTCGAGCCCCACGGTGTCGCCGTTCCCATTTATCAATAGCTGGCTCTGCAGCGAGCCGTCGTAGGTGTTGCCGAACCCGAGGAGCGCCGTAACCTCGGGCCGCGCCCACAACTTGTTCTCCAGGGAGTAAAATTGCCCCCCGAGGTGGAGCCCGATCAAAAAACCGTATTCGGTGCTCTTGGGAGCGCCCTGGATTTGCGGAGGCCGTCCAAAGTAATCCTTAAAGGACTGGATCTCGTCGCTTATGTCAATTTCCTCCTTGTAATACAGGTAATCGACCGAAACGCCGAAGGAAATGATTTCGCCGTAATCGAACAGGGAGAAAGGGCGCGTCGGCGGCTCTGGATAAACGGGTTGGGCTTCGGCTTTCGGCGGCTCGGACTCCGGCGCCGATGGCCTTGACATGGCGGAATCCATCGGAAGGAGGCCGGCGGAATCCGCCGCGCTCCCGGGCGTCTGGGCGTAAAGCGCCGCCACGGAAAAAAGCGCTATTGCCGCGGTTTTGGTCGTGTGGTGAGGGGACATAATCGTTTTACCCATAAAATTAATCTTTCTTTTAAGGCAAGGGGATGATTTTATGCGATTTTGGCGGCGGCAAAACGGGCGCCCTCGAAGTGATAAAACCGCGGGGGATTATTTGGCCTTCAGGAATTCCCTGATGCGTGCGGCGACCGTCGGGGGATCGAGTCCGATATTTTCGAGGAGCCGTGCCGTGTTGCCGTGTTCCAGAAACCGGTCGGGATAGCCGAGGCACAGGATCTTGGGCCTGTGTTCCGCCTTTGACACAGCGGCGAGCTCGAGCACCGCCGAACCGAACCCTCCCGTGATGGTATTGCTTTCAAGGGTCACGACATGCGGGTGGGTTGAAAAAAGTTTTTGGTAAAATTCGCCTGAAAGCGGCTTGACAAACCGCGCATTGACCAGCGTCGGGTTCAGGCCTTCTTTTTCGAGCAGGCCGCACGCCGCCGTGGCGTTGGCAAAAAGGTCTCCCGCGCACAGAAGTGCCAAACCGGAACCGTTCCTGACGGTCTCCGGTTGCGGGATCGGAATGGGGGATCGGTCGCCGTCGAGCACATCGTCCGGAACTGCGCCGCGGCCGTAGCGGATGAAGACCGGTCCCTTGGTATAGGCCATTGCGGTATGGAGCATGCGGCAAAGCTCGCCGCCGCTGCGCGGCGCCATGATCACGGCGCCGGGAACGCTCCTGACAAAGGAGAGATCGAGCATGCCGTGGTGCGTGGGCCCGTCCTCGCCCACGATGCCGGCGCGGTCGATGCAGAAGGTGACGTTGAGGCCGTCGAGCGCCACGTCGTGGACGACCTGGTCAAAGGCGCGCTGGAGGAACGTTGAATAGACGGCCACCACGGGCTTGAGCCCCTTGAGCGCGAGGCCCGCGGCAAAGGTCACGGCGTGGCCCTCGGCGATGCCGACATCAAAGAAACGGTTGGGGAACTCGTCGCGGAACACCGAAAGGCCGGTGCCGTCGGGCATCGCGGCCGTGATCGCGACAACGTCGCCGCGGTCGCGGCCGATTTCGACCAGCGTTGCGCCGAACAGGTCGCTGTACGAGGGGTTTGTTTTCGGTGCGGCCACCACGTCGCCGGTGTCAAGGGCGAATTTCGAAATGCCGTGATATTTGGTGGCATCGTCCTCGGCGAAACGGTACCCTTTTCCCTTTGTGGTGATCGTGTGGACAAGCACCGGGCCCTTGGTGTGGCTTTTAATGAAATTAAAAACTTCGACCAGTTCGGAAATGTTGTGGCCGTCAAACGGGCCGAAATACCTGATGCCCATGTCTTCGAACAGCTTGCCCGGGATGACGAAGTGCTTGATGGCCTCGTCGATGTCGTGGATCAGCGTGCGGATCCTGTTTCCGACCCTCGGCAGCCGGCCCGTGAGCTCCCACAGCTCGTCCT
The Chitinivibrionales bacterium genome window above contains:
- the dxs gene encoding 1-deoxy-D-xylulose-5-phosphate synthase; translated protein: MNLIESINSPADLRNLPLEKLPDVADEIREFMLTYVSRSGGHLASSLGAVELAVALHYCFKTPVDKIVWDVGHQAYAHKILTGRREQFKELRQIGGISGFPRISESEYDAVSVGHASTSISAALGLAIGRDMKKENHAVIAVIGDGSLSGGLAFEGLNNLGTLSTDMIIVVNDNKMSISQNVGALSRYLNRVITDKRYNKIKDELWELTGRLPRVGNRIRTLIHDIDEAIKHFVIPGKLFEDMGIRYFGPFDGHNISELVEVFNFIKSHTKGPVLVHTITTKGKGYRFAEDDATKYHGISKFALDTGDVVAAPKTNPSYSDLFGATLVEIGRDRGDVVAITAAMPDGTGLSVFRDEFPNRFFDVGIAEGHAVTFAAGLALKGLKPVVAVYSTFLQRAFDQVVHDVALDGLNVTFCIDRAGIVGEDGPTHHGMLDLSFVRSVPGAVIMAPRSGGELCRMLHTAMAYTKGPVFIRYGRGAVPDDVLDGDRSPIPIPQPETVRNGSGLALLCAGDLFANATAACGLLEKEGLNPTLVNARFVKPLSGEFYQKLFSTHPHVVTLESNTITGGFGSAVLELAAVSKAEHRPKILCLGYPDRFLEHGNTARLLENIGLDPPTVAARIREFLKAK
- a CDS encoding DUF4038 domain-containing protein yields the protein MKSMGVSRALTSAIMIIVASAAVLSAAPSYPVKMSANKRYLVDQNNVPFLIHGDSPQALMVNLSEADADTFFADRQRFGFNAAWVNLLCATYTGGRADGSTFDGIAPFTTSMDLSAPNETYFTRCDHMIQSAASHGITVVLDPCETGSFLSVMKQNGVAKCRAYGRYLGDRYKNFDNIIWMSGNDFQSWSDNYSDSVATAVALGIKDNDTRHLHTVELDYVVSGSLDDPNWAAIVGLDASYTYYPTYAQVLLDYNRALGKMPVFLVEANYEFEGNNGIMTTIKVLREQAYWAMLSGATGEMYGNGYTWPFKSGWKSHYDTPGATQVGYARAFFASRQWWNLVPDQNHNILTKGYGTFASTGFDLAANDYATAAITADSSFFAAYLPSGRTVTIDMTKLRPQVNAQWFDPSSNTSSTITGSPFANTGAHDFTPPATNSGGDGDFVLVLESGQASAAHVPSVKTGGALFTIRNTVQGLRIEFDGNVAPGLKRAALFDAAGRMVKCFVGSAGKDLPVPDGCLVMPGEIPPGVYMFKADFTNKTAAARVVIDKR